The sequence below is a genomic window from Hydractinia symbiolongicarpus strain clone_291-10 chromosome 10, HSymV2.1, whole genome shotgun sequence.
AATATTGCCGCTAAAAAGTTTTACTTCGTGCACTCCAAAATAGACTGGGTACGAGAAAATCCTGGAACACTACGTCGATACAGGGAGCGGAGCGCGCTTGCTGCAATGCCCAGACTATCTCTCTTTCTTATGGCTATGGTGCAAGACATATTGACAGCGAAAAAGAAGCCCGATAtatcgaaacaaaaaaaaacctcGTAACGATCTTGGCAGGAATATATACTTGACACAGAAATATAAATTCTGTCAAATTTTCTCGAAATACGCTTCGTTACGTATCTTCTCGATACGTCAGAGTCACCCCAGCCAAAGGCGGGCGCAGTTTTCTGGCCGGACAAATATAaggcgttttttaaaaatatttgttttaaagtATTCATTTTTAGGGCCATGTACGTGTCTAATGAACAAAAGCATAGCTACAGTCTCTGCTTTCCTCCAAGGTCTCTGTTACCAAGTTTTCTGACCCTTCCCTCTGTTAACAAATCAGCACGGATGAAAAGGAAAACCTTTCGAACTCCTAAAATGCCGCTCGCCGATAATGTGTCGGAATAATTACAACATAAGAAAAATGTTCTGCTATTTTTTCGGTACCGGACATTTGTTATGCAAATGCTCCATTATTACCCGTGGTGTTCGAAAGGACGTGGCAAAGGAACATTTAGTATTTATCGGACGAAAAACCCTTACTTATTTGCAACACATATTATTATAGCACCTGTACTTAGAAATAAAAAGGAATCGTGGAGGCACACAGAGTAAAGATGAGTCAGAATGAGCTGTTGCAAAAAGCAGAAGATGTTGCTGATCAAGTTTTACGGCAATCAAAACACATCCTTCCACACTTGGCTAGATTTTGCTTAGTTGCAACTTTTTTTGAAGATGGTATTCGTATGTGGTTCCAATGGTCTGAGCAAAGAGATTATATCGATCACCAATGGAGCTGTGGCTATATTTTAGGCACTATGtttgttataattaatttaCTTGGTCAGCTTTCTGGCTGCTTTATGGTTCTTGCTCGTGTTAGAGTTGAAATTGCTGTTGGTATTCTTTTTGGTATTATCCTTCTCCAGGTAACTTAAAAATATTCCACTTAACATACATTTCAATGTAACTTCTTATGTTATAAAGTTTGGTTAACAGAAAACAAATGCTATTAATGCGACATTGTCCTGACCCTATTTTCCTGATTGAAATGTCACATGTTACAACTTTCGGTTGTGGAAAAACACAGACTTTTACGGGTACGCTTTCACAGAAgaagctttgattaaacaaCAACTGCAATGATTATCTAAATTAAACGAAAGCTAAACTAACAACAACTTTCCTAAAACTACGCAATGACAGGTTTGAAGTTTATGTTTGTTCTCTTTACCAGCTTGTTGCCCAAATCTAGATAACACTTTCTCTTACCAGCCTTAAAAATCATTCATAAAGCTAAAAAATGAATGTTTTGCTTTATCAAGTGTTCCATTTTTGGCCAGTTGTTAAAAAACTGTAGTTACCATGGAgatgatgaaaatatttttttataattagcaTTAAAATGGTGCAGTTGCATCACTAttaaatttgagaaaaattgATTGAAAATTTACCAATTTACCATGAAGAATCTTCACATTTACCTCTTCACCCAATGGCAATTAATAAAGCTTGTTTGGCAAAAAAAGAATTACAAAAACAATGAGAAATCAGCCAATCATGTAATGCAAAGATCATGCGGTTGTTATTGTTATAATGATCGATGTAACCAACTACTATACCCCCCCCTCTTTTTCACCTTTGTTCTTTATCATGACAAATATACTTTTTTCCAGTACGCCTAGTGCTAATTATTACACTGAGAAAGCAGcactattattttttaaatgaaatacctataaattattttgccctctttgaaatataaaataatttccaAATGTCATTACTAGTGTATCTCAAACTGTTAATAGCCTTCTGTACCTTAACTAGAATAATTTCCACACAGAGTCCCCAAAACAAGTTTTGTGGTTCCTGTGTGATCATAGTAGAAGGACATTTTGTTAAGCTGAGACTACATATATATATCGATATTTATGTTAGTAAAATCAATCATTTTTCAATCTAGAAAGGTTTGAATGAAAacctttattacattttttgaaTTGACTGGAACAAATTACTTAAAGATCTCTAAATTCCAAATTTGAATCACAAGCCAAACCTCCGTGGTTTCATGGGCcactttatttctttttagacTTTGGCATACCAAGTATTCACAGATGTAAAGTTTTTCTTAAGGTAAGCACCAACAGTAATAACCAAGTcacttattttatttcttttagacTATCACATATAGTATCCTTTGGGATTACAATTTCTTACTGAGGTAAGAGGTATATAATaaatcaattaaattttaacaagtTAAAATAAGTTGATAAATCTTAAGTAATGTACTAAGTTTGAAACATCAATAcatttaacatttaaaataacatttcatcTCTAGGGAAAGTTGACatctcttttaaaaatttaaatgttggtTTGATGAATTAAACccgttttaaacttttgttaaatTAAGTTTAATTTAACACATTAAAACTCTTTAAATAATGTATTCATATTAGACACAAATATTTAATcatgtttttaaacattttttttgcagaagTTTATCTCTTTCTGGAGGTCTTATATTATTGCTGGCTGAATCTCGCCAAGAAGCACGAAGCGTCTTTGCAGGTGTGCCTACCTTAGACACACACAACAAACCAAAAACATACATGCAGCTCACTGGTCGTGTTCTTTTATTATTGATGTACCTCACCCTATTAAAATTTGACATGTCCTTCTTCCATATCGTGTTTAACCTCATCGGCACAGTATTAATTATGTTGGTTACAGTTGGATACAAAACCAAGTTGTCTGCTCTTGTCATGGTGCTCTTTTTGTTCATGATTAATGTTTATGAAAATGCGTTCTGGATGGTTCCACATTGGAAAGCCATGCGCGATTTCCTCAAATACGATTTCTTTCAAACTATGTCTGTAATTGGTGGATTATTGTTAGTTGTTGCGTTTGGACCTGGAGGTGCGAGTTTAGATGAAACAAAGAAGAAGTGGTAAAAGATAGGAACACtagattttgttttattcataGCTTCCACTATTGCTTGTGTTTTGTCAGTTTAAAAGTGGAAGTGTCATAAGCTGAAATAAAATTAGTTTGCTACGAATGGTTCACATACACAGGATATTTCAAATATCCTTTGTGGCTTCACAGTCAGGACATAGTCCGCAGTCAAATTATAATAACATCGACTAGACTGTATCATACTTTTCTTATGTTAGGATTTCACCTATTTTTAGATAGAAGTGGCGTGTTCTTGTGATTAAATGATagatttctattttaaaaatataaatatttatctGTAGGCAACTTCTGTATATtgctttagaattttttttttaacattatacAAACAATAAGAACATGTAAAGAAACCCTTTAAATTCGAGTCTATCTTACATTTATAGTACCTCCGTGCACAAGTTAGATGACATCCACCAAGAGAGTTTTTTACATagtatttttaatgaaaatatttatttctatcCCTCCTTTTATGTTAAAGAcccaatttatttttgtaagatATAATTTTGACAATATCAGAAGTGTGTAGGgtttaaatatattgaaaaaaaacgtAGGAAAGTCGcgtctttgtttttattaatggtgctgaaaattgcagttaattagattttttgcacaaatttattttcgcaaatgatcaaaaattattgttatcaaCATTGAATGCCCGCTTAAATGGTTTATAGGAAATGAAGGAGTGTCTCTGAATATCATCTAGGATCTATGAATATtgcggaatttatttttgcggtCAAAACTATATTTTTATGTGATAAAATTTCTCGAATTTTCGAAatgtcaaaatataaaaaacacgaaaaaaatttaattggatCAAT
It includes:
- the LOC130662444 gene encoding surfeit locus protein 4-like isoform X2 → MSQNELLQKAEDVADQVLRQSKHILPHLARFCLVATFFEDGIRMWFQWSEQRDYIDHQWSCGYILGTMFVIINLLGQLSGCFMVLARVRVEIAVGILFGIILLQTITYSILWDYNFLLRSLSLSGGLILLLAESRQEARSVFAGVPTLDTHNKPKTYMQLTGRVLLLLMYLTLLKFDMSFFHIVFNLIGTVLIMLVTVGYKTKLSALVMVLFLFMINVYENAFWMVPHWKAMRDFLKYDFFQTMSVIGGLLLVVAFGPGGASLDETKKKW
- the LOC130662444 gene encoding surfeit locus protein 4-like isoform X1, coding for MSQNELLQKAEDVADQVLRQSKHILPHLARFCLVATFFEDGIRMWFQWSEQRDYIDHQWSCGYILGTMFVIINLLGQLSGCFMVLARVRVEIAVGILFGIILLQTLAYQVFTDVKFFLRSLSLSGGLILLLAESRQEARSVFAGVPTLDTHNKPKTYMQLTGRVLLLLMYLTLLKFDMSFFHIVFNLIGTVLIMLVTVGYKTKLSALVMVLFLFMINVYENAFWMVPHWKAMRDFLKYDFFQTMSVIGGLLLVVAFGPGGASLDETKKKW